One genomic region from Reichenbachiella ulvae encodes:
- the pckA gene encoding phosphoenolpyruvate carboxykinase (ATP) encodes MLQFGIHPESYGLAHSGILKAAEVHWNLSPAELIEKAIINKEGSLTSTGALMCDTGKFTGRSPKDRFIVKDEETSENIWWNDINIPFSEENFDKLHKKMLNFLQDKTIYARDAYAGADKTYRLNLRVINTQAWHNLFCFNMFLRPEAYKLKDFKPNFTIICVPEFEADPETDGTRSANFAIINMKKRMILIGGTAYAGEMKKGIFSVLNYLLPVKEKVLSMHCSANMGLEKKDTAIFFGLSGTGKTTLSADPNRDLIGDDEHGWTENNVFNFEGGCYAKVIDLTEKNEPDIFRAIKFGAIVENTRYFENTRQVDYENVSVTENTRTAYPIHHINNAANPSIGGIPRNIFFLTCDAFGVIPPISKMSKGQAMYHFISGYTAKVAGTEAGVTEPQTAFSACFGAPFLPLHPTQYAEMLGKKMEENEVNVWLINTGWTGGPYGIGSRIKLKYTRAMISAALNGTLENVGYRTHSIYGVQIPMTCPDVPSSVLSPRETWKNDDGYYAKANDLANRFRENFKKFEEFANEEIMSGQPVPNLNYKDR; translated from the coding sequence ATGCTACAATTTGGAATCCATCCGGAAAGCTACGGCTTGGCCCATTCCGGAATCCTAAAAGCAGCGGAGGTGCATTGGAACCTATCGCCTGCTGAACTCATCGAAAAAGCCATCATCAACAAAGAGGGAAGTTTAACTAGCACGGGTGCACTGATGTGCGATACCGGAAAATTCACTGGCCGATCTCCAAAGGATCGATTCATTGTAAAAGATGAAGAGACGAGTGAAAATATCTGGTGGAACGACATCAACATCCCTTTTTCGGAAGAGAACTTTGATAAGCTTCACAAAAAGATGCTCAATTTCCTGCAGGATAAAACCATATATGCCAGAGATGCTTATGCAGGAGCTGACAAGACTTATAGATTAAACCTTAGGGTCATCAATACCCAGGCCTGGCACAACCTTTTCTGCTTCAACATGTTCTTGAGGCCAGAGGCTTATAAGCTGAAGGATTTCAAACCGAATTTCACGATCATCTGTGTACCTGAATTTGAGGCTGATCCAGAAACAGATGGAACCAGAAGTGCCAATTTCGCCATCATCAACATGAAAAAGAGGATGATATTGATTGGGGGCACGGCCTATGCTGGAGAAATGAAAAAAGGGATCTTCTCCGTCTTAAACTATCTACTTCCTGTCAAGGAGAAGGTGCTCTCCATGCACTGTTCTGCCAATATGGGTCTTGAAAAGAAAGATACGGCTATCTTTTTCGGTCTATCTGGTACGGGAAAAACCACCTTGTCTGCTGACCCTAATAGAGACTTAATAGGAGATGACGAGCACGGATGGACGGAAAACAATGTTTTCAATTTTGAAGGCGGATGCTATGCCAAAGTGATTGATTTGACAGAAAAGAATGAGCCAGATATTTTCAGGGCTATAAAATTTGGTGCTATCGTAGAAAACACCCGCTACTTTGAAAACACCAGACAGGTCGATTATGAAAATGTAAGTGTTACAGAAAACACAAGAACCGCTTATCCGATTCATCACATTAATAATGCTGCCAACCCATCTATTGGTGGGATACCACGCAATATTTTCTTTCTGACTTGTGATGCTTTTGGTGTGATCCCTCCTATTTCAAAAATGAGCAAGGGACAGGCCATGTACCATTTTATTTCCGGATATACTGCCAAGGTAGCAGGAACAGAAGCAGGAGTTACTGAACCGCAAACCGCCTTTAGTGCGTGTTTTGGAGCACCTTTTTTACCCTTACATCCAACCCAATACGCCGAAATGCTCGGCAAGAAGATGGAAGAAAATGAGGTCAATGTTTGGTTGATTAACACGGGATGGACCGGAGGACCCTACGGTATAGGATCTAGAATCAAACTGAAATACACAAGAGCCATGATCTCTGCAGCGCTCAATGGCACATTGGAGAATGTGGGCTACAGAACACACTCCATCTATGGTGTCCAGATACCTATGACTTGTCCGGATGTTCCTTCGAGCGTATTGAGCCCTCGTGAGACCTGGAAAAATGATGATGGCTACTATGCCAAGGCCAATGATCTGGCCAATCGATTCAGAGAAAACTTCAAGAAGTTTGAGGAGTTTGCTAACGAAGAGATCATGTCAGGTCAACCAGTCCCAAATTTGAATTACAAGGACAGATAA
- a CDS encoding NupC/NupG family nucleoside CNT transporter translates to MFKNLALLAVLILAGIGSPLLAQNFSSTTDLLVHTSHSLSDVHQNSILVTESQDDSNPFVTVFRGLLGMGALILIAWLFSSNRKAINWKVVGIGLAIQVLLALGVLHLSFVRVIFEVVGRMFTQVLDFTKIGSEFLFGKLMDIGSTGYVFALQILPTIIFFSAITSVLFYLGIIQKVVYALAWLLSKALKLSGAESLSVAGNIFLGQTEAPLLIKGYLDNMNRSEILLVMTGGMATVAGGVLAAYIGFLGGDDPVQRLEFAKHLLAASIMAAPGAVIISKIIFPQTDNIDSQVKISNMNVGSNFLDALSNGTTEGLKLALNVGAMLLVFFAFLAMINFVLFKVGDFTDLNQSIASFSNGNYDALSLEFILGYLFAPLMWLIGVATEDITLVGRLLGEKIIASEFVGYESLANLKGVGAFAQKKSIIMSTYMLCGFANFASIGIQIGGIGGLAPGQKVVLSELGFKALVAGTLASLMSATIVGMIM, encoded by the coding sequence ATGTTCAAAAACCTTGCTCTCCTGGCAGTCCTGATACTTGCAGGTATTGGATCTCCACTTCTTGCTCAGAATTTTAGTTCCACCACCGACCTATTGGTTCATACCAGCCATTCCCTATCCGATGTTCATCAAAATTCAATTCTAGTCACAGAGTCTCAGGATGACAGCAATCCATTTGTGACAGTATTTAGAGGATTGTTAGGAATGGGGGCTTTGATCTTAATCGCCTGGTTGTTTAGCAGTAATCGAAAAGCCATCAATTGGAAAGTTGTCGGTATTGGCTTGGCGATTCAGGTTTTACTGGCCTTAGGCGTCTTGCACTTGTCATTTGTACGTGTGATTTTTGAAGTGGTAGGCAGGATGTTTACTCAGGTACTAGACTTTACCAAAATCGGAAGTGAGTTTCTCTTTGGAAAATTGATGGATATTGGTTCTACAGGTTATGTTTTTGCCCTTCAAATTCTACCCACTATTATTTTCTTCTCTGCGATTACCAGCGTGCTCTTTTATTTAGGTATTATTCAGAAAGTGGTTTATGCCTTGGCGTGGTTGCTCAGCAAAGCGCTGAAACTCAGCGGAGCAGAAAGTCTAAGTGTAGCAGGGAATATTTTTCTGGGTCAGACAGAAGCCCCGCTCTTGATCAAGGGCTATCTGGATAATATGAATCGATCGGAGATTCTGCTGGTAATGACTGGAGGCATGGCGACCGTAGCAGGTGGGGTGTTAGCTGCATACATCGGATTTTTGGGAGGTGATGATCCTGTCCAACGATTAGAGTTTGCCAAACATCTTTTGGCTGCATCCATCATGGCAGCCCCTGGAGCTGTGATCATTTCCAAGATCATTTTTCCTCAAACAGACAATATTGATTCTCAGGTTAAAATCAGTAATATGAACGTGGGGTCTAATTTCCTAGATGCCTTGTCTAATGGAACCACAGAAGGATTGAAGTTGGCGCTGAATGTAGGTGCGATGTTGTTGGTGTTTTTTGCTTTTCTTGCGATGATCAACTTTGTACTTTTCAAAGTAGGGGATTTTACAGACCTGAATCAAAGCATCGCCTCTTTTTCTAATGGGAACTATGATGCCTTGTCACTCGAGTTTATATTAGGCTATCTTTTTGCACCTTTGATGTGGTTGATAGGAGTGGCTACTGAAGATATCACTTTGGTAGGACGATTACTAGGAGAAAAGATCATCGCTAGCGAATTTGTTGGATATGAAAGTCTGGCAAACCTCAAGGGTGTTGGGGCCTTTGCACAGAAAAAATCCATCATCATGTCTACCTACATGCTTTGTGGTTTTGCCAATTTTGCTTCGATTGGAATTCAAATTGGAGGGATTGGAGGATTGGCGCCTGGTCAAAAAGTAGTACTTTCGGAATTAGGATTCAAAGCCCTGGTTGCTGGTACTTTGGCCTCACTGATGTCAGCCACGATCGTAGGGATGATCATGTAA
- a CDS encoding FecR family protein, whose protein sequence is MEEVLAKYFSNELTPKERQEVEEWRNESESNAEEFLAYSKIWHSETTVDTDAALSSILDEINGLETMAEEVPNVKEPKAGQVFLHFFKIAAAVLIGVGIGYFALSQFDLLQSPQQYSSNAELMEVQLADGTIVTLSRHSTLSFLETENERLVEMDGKAFFDVKRDESKPFIIRTAYSEVEVLGTSFLVDASGSVESSVVVVESGLVAVTSKSDNTEQVELKAGERAFFEESGHLAKTTNTNINYLSWKTHLISFQSEPLEEVVQLLNENFGVEIQLSNDMLKNCVLTADFKDQEVNDILEIISLTFSLELKKLSDNRFVLSGEGC, encoded by the coding sequence ATGGAAGAGGTATTGGCGAAGTATTTTTCGAATGAATTGACTCCCAAAGAACGGCAGGAAGTAGAGGAGTGGAGAAATGAGAGTGAAAGCAATGCAGAGGAGTTTTTAGCCTATTCGAAAATCTGGCATAGTGAGACAACGGTGGATACCGATGCAGCTCTTAGTTCTATTCTAGATGAAATAAACGGTTTGGAAACAATGGCAGAGGAAGTGCCAAATGTTAAAGAGCCAAAGGCAGGTCAGGTTTTTCTACATTTTTTCAAAATTGCTGCAGCAGTACTCATAGGAGTAGGAATTGGTTATTTTGCCCTGTCCCAGTTTGATTTGCTCCAGTCTCCACAACAGTATAGTTCTAATGCCGAATTGATGGAGGTTCAATTGGCTGATGGTACGATTGTTACTTTGTCTCGCCATTCAACTTTGAGTTTTCTAGAAACAGAAAATGAAAGATTAGTAGAGATGGATGGAAAGGCATTTTTTGATGTAAAAAGAGATGAAAGTAAACCTTTCATCATCAGGACAGCTTATAGCGAAGTGGAGGTGCTCGGAACTTCATTTTTGGTGGATGCGAGTGGTAGTGTCGAATCTTCTGTTGTGGTGGTTGAATCAGGTTTGGTAGCCGTGACTTCTAAAAGCGATAACACAGAGCAAGTTGAGTTAAAAGCTGGCGAAAGGGCATTTTTTGAAGAGTCGGGACACTTAGCTAAAACCACTAATACGAACATCAATTACCTCTCATGGAAGACGCATCTGATCAGTTTTCAATCTGAGCCGTTAGAAGAGGTGGTTCAATTATTAAATGAAAATTTTGGCGTAGAGATTCAGTTGTCAAATGATATGCTCAAAAACTGCGTTTTGACAGCAGATTTCAAAGATCAGGAGGTAAATGATATTTTGGAGATTATTTCTCTCACATTTTCCCTAGAATTAAAAAAGTTATCAGACAATCGTTTTGTACTGAGCGGGGAGGGCTGTTAA
- a CDS encoding carboxypeptidase-like regulatory domain-containing protein encodes MDKGLIHFWFFVIQLLLLFVSSTDLYAQRRILNREISLQVQEVPFDSVLQSISYQSDVLFSYDASLIPSNQRFTLHYPKATVEQAIIQLLKGTGIDYRLVKDQVVFFKVAEESEEKKEFEKVKLIGTILDTNGEPVIGANVFIANTVKGGATDALGNFEIKNLEVGVYELVISHLQYVNAYYKITIDGKREFIHLPIRMEPSFTELGDVQVLSDNKLYRQNKRYIDMFTSRFLGSSSNSDKCSILNPEVLDVTYDRSENMLSATAVAPIEIVNEALGYKINFVLDYMEDNGKTNHTVGFANFEELEPEDKRQRKRWNKNRKRSYQGSLIHFLQALSKDRLRREGFHIRYVKNLPDRVTSDLYDVSMSESLRRDDIMVGNKLKCEYYLEIVYTREKEGADYLLMNRDSNDRTIHSSGMVNQNFGQISYIKLNLPSVTVSPKGYFVEPLAITTYGYWAWERVSEFMPFDYEP; translated from the coding sequence ATGGATAAAGGACTGATTCATTTCTGGTTTTTCGTCATTCAGTTGCTGTTGCTTTTTGTCTCTAGTACAGACCTATATGCTCAACGGAGGATTCTCAATAGAGAGATTAGTCTTCAGGTTCAGGAAGTGCCATTTGATAGCGTTTTGCAGTCTATTAGTTATCAATCCGATGTGTTGTTTTCTTATGATGCCTCTCTGATTCCATCCAACCAAAGGTTTACACTTCATTATCCCAAAGCGACAGTGGAGCAAGCCATTATCCAGTTATTGAAAGGGACAGGTATAGATTATCGTTTAGTGAAGGATCAGGTCGTATTCTTCAAGGTGGCAGAGGAGAGCGAAGAAAAGAAGGAATTTGAAAAGGTCAAGCTGATAGGTACAATTTTAGATACCAATGGTGAACCAGTAATAGGAGCCAATGTTTTTATCGCTAATACGGTCAAAGGAGGTGCGACAGATGCATTGGGCAATTTTGAAATTAAAAATCTGGAGGTAGGTGTATATGAGTTGGTTATTTCTCATCTTCAATATGTCAATGCTTATTATAAAATCACGATCGATGGAAAACGTGAATTTATTCATTTACCCATCCGTATGGAGCCTTCATTTACCGAATTGGGTGATGTTCAGGTACTTTCTGACAACAAACTTTATAGGCAAAACAAGAGGTATATAGACATGTTCACCTCCCGATTTTTGGGATCAAGTTCTAATTCAGATAAATGCAGCATATTGAACCCAGAAGTCCTGGATGTGACTTATGATCGAAGCGAAAATATGTTGAGTGCTACGGCGGTAGCTCCAATCGAAATAGTCAACGAGGCTTTGGGTTATAAAATTAATTTCGTTTTAGACTATATGGAGGATAATGGTAAAACGAATCATACGGTAGGTTTTGCCAATTTTGAAGAACTGGAGCCTGAAGATAAACGACAAAGAAAGAGGTGGAACAAAAATCGAAAGAGGAGTTATCAGGGCTCATTGATCCATTTTTTACAAGCCTTGTCAAAAGATCGGTTAAGAAGGGAAGGCTTCCACATTAGATATGTTAAGAATTTGCCGGATCGGGTTACTTCCGATTTATATGATGTATCCATGAGTGAATCATTGAGAAGAGATGACATCATGGTTGGTAATAAATTGAAGTGCGAGTATTATCTCGAGATAGTTTATACCCGTGAGAAAGAGGGGGCAGATTACCTGCTAATGAATCGCGACTCCAATGACAGAACAATACATAGCTCTGGGATGGTCAATCAAAATTTTGGTCAGATATCTTATATCAAACTGAACTTGCCTAGTGTAACTGTTAGTCCGAAGGGTTACTTTGTAGAACCCTTGGCCATAACGACTTATGGCTATTGGGCATGGGAACGAGTTTCAGAGTTTATGCCATTTGATTATGAACCATAG
- a CDS encoding RNA polymerase sigma-70 factor yields the protein MTQTQTHLLVKRLIEKDQSAFELVFKEYYSVLCQYAAGYLNDMEASQGIVQEVFVRFWEKCEDLSPDSSIKSYLYRAVHNACLNHLKHLKVRDNYRQYVIDRMEEAEEPIEESVENIENRIHEAIDKLPPQCARIFRLSRLEGLKYREIAEHLGLSIKTVEVQMGKALKLLREELKEFR from the coding sequence ATGACACAAACCCAAACCCATCTACTCGTAAAAAGACTCATTGAAAAGGATCAATCAGCTTTCGAGTTGGTTTTCAAGGAGTACTATTCGGTCCTATGTCAATATGCTGCAGGGTATCTCAATGATATGGAGGCTTCTCAAGGTATTGTACAAGAGGTCTTTGTGCGGTTTTGGGAAAAATGTGAGGATCTATCACCAGATTCGTCTATCAAGTCTTATTTGTATCGAGCGGTCCACAATGCATGTCTTAATCACTTGAAGCATTTGAAGGTACGAGACAATTATCGTCAATATGTAATTGATCGTATGGAGGAGGCTGAAGAGCCCATCGAGGAATCTGTGGAGAATATTGAAAATAGAATCCATGAAGCCATAGACAAACTCCCGCCACAATGCGCCAGGATATTTAGATTGAGTCGATTGGAAGGCTTGAAATACAGAGAGATAGCAGAGCATTTGGGGCTTTCGATCAAAACTGTAGAAGTGCAAATGGGGAAAGCGCTTAAATTGTTGCGAGAAGAGTTAAAAGAGTTTAGGTAA
- a CDS encoding AMP-binding protein, translating to MKVFFQGQTYSINDVSNLLLVAPNYDFLTNFIKNWTERQELFSFQSSGSTGNPKTIEIHRDQITASVKGTQKALDLREGDQVLLCLNPNYIASIMMAARALILDLDLHIIPASSTPLNQLKGSVDFASFVPFQIYEMIHNKQLDRLAQIRNVLIGGAPLNQEAQNALAKLPNNIYLTYGMTETVSHIALMKISGSQVSETYQCLPGIEIGLHDNDCLKIKGEVTMQQWLYTTDVVEMKSETEFKWLGRADHVINSGGVKIHPEQLEKSIATLLTNQDYFITGLPDDQLGQSCTLIHTGSISEQKLREIQSMIENQFSKHHIPRQAIQVAEFIKTESGKLNRKKTLELFSR from the coding sequence ATGAAGGTATTCTTTCAGGGTCAAACATATAGTATCAATGATGTTTCGAACTTATTACTAGTTGCACCCAACTATGACTTTCTTACAAATTTCATCAAGAATTGGACTGAAAGACAGGAACTATTTAGCTTTCAAAGCTCAGGATCTACCGGCAATCCCAAAACCATAGAAATCCATCGGGATCAAATCACCGCGAGTGTAAAAGGAACGCAAAAGGCCTTGGACCTAAGAGAAGGTGATCAGGTATTATTGTGCTTAAACCCTAACTATATCGCATCGATCATGATGGCAGCCAGGGCCTTGATTCTTGATCTGGATTTACATATCATCCCTGCGAGCTCTACCCCTCTCAATCAACTCAAGGGCTCAGTAGACTTTGCCTCCTTCGTCCCCTTCCAGATCTATGAGATGATCCACAACAAACAACTGGATCGACTCGCCCAAATTCGCAATGTACTGATCGGTGGAGCGCCGCTGAATCAGGAGGCCCAAAATGCGCTTGCCAAGCTACCCAACAACATTTACCTGACCTATGGAATGACCGAAACAGTTAGTCACATTGCACTGATGAAAATTTCTGGCAGCCAAGTTTCTGAAACTTATCAATGTCTCCCAGGTATCGAAATAGGCCTACATGATAATGATTGTCTAAAGATAAAAGGCGAGGTGACCATGCAGCAATGGCTCTATACAACGGATGTCGTGGAGATGAAATCCGAGACTGAATTCAAATGGCTGGGAAGAGCGGATCATGTGATTAACTCTGGTGGGGTCAAAATCCATCCCGAGCAGCTGGAAAAATCGATTGCTACACTGCTAACCAATCAAGACTATTTTATCACTGGCTTGCCCGATGATCAACTCGGTCAGTCATGCACACTGATTCATACTGGATCGATTTCAGAACAAAAACTCAGGGAAATTCAATCCATGATTGAAAACCAATTTTCGAAGCACCATATACCCAGACAGGCAATCCAAGTCGCGGAGTTCATCAAAACAGAAAGCGGAAAACTCAATCGAAAGAAAACACTCGAGCTGTTCAGTCGATAG
- a CDS encoding alcohol dehydrogenase catalytic domain-containing protein, which yields MQRQAYRMEKAGSTANLKLVTEEIAEPKSNEVQVEVKAVGLNFADVFAIHGLYSATPKGSFVPGLEFCGVVDQVGAEIADFKKGDKVMGVTRFGGYASRINIDDKHIVALPEDWTFEEGAAYMVQGLTAYYALVYLGGLKKGQNVLIHSGAGGVGILANRIAKCFDAFTVGTIGSDKKMEVLEREGFDGKIVRSKTFAEDLDKVLGDRDLNLIVETIGGEILKAGYERMAPQGRMVVVGSSQFASPGSKPNYLKLFWKFLKRPKFDPQEMVQSNKSVMAFNLIWLYEKVEIMEELLSEMSKLDLGKPFVGSTFAFDKLHDAIKLFQSGKSTGKVVVTID from the coding sequence ATGCAAAGACAAGCTTATCGAATGGAAAAGGCTGGATCCACAGCCAATCTCAAACTCGTAACAGAAGAAATCGCTGAACCAAAGTCCAATGAAGTACAGGTAGAGGTGAAGGCTGTAGGGTTGAACTTTGCAGATGTTTTTGCTATTCACGGTCTGTATAGTGCCACCCCTAAAGGCAGTTTTGTGCCAGGTTTGGAGTTTTGCGGAGTTGTGGATCAAGTAGGGGCTGAGATTGCCGATTTCAAAAAAGGAGATAAGGTAATGGGAGTGACACGCTTCGGAGGATATGCCTCTCGAATCAATATTGACGACAAGCATATCGTCGCACTTCCGGAGGATTGGACTTTTGAGGAAGGAGCCGCTTACATGGTACAGGGGTTGACTGCCTACTATGCTTTGGTTTATTTGGGCGGACTCAAAAAAGGGCAGAACGTTTTGATTCACAGTGGAGCCGGTGGTGTAGGTATTCTGGCCAACAGGATTGCCAAATGCTTTGATGCTTTCACGGTAGGAACGATCGGTAGTGATAAGAAAATGGAGGTGCTGGAGCGCGAAGGTTTCGATGGCAAAATAGTTCGATCCAAAACTTTTGCGGAGGATTTAGATAAGGTGTTAGGCGATAGGGATTTGAATCTCATAGTGGAGACGATTGGTGGCGAAATCCTAAAGGCCGGATATGAAAGAATGGCTCCTCAAGGTCGTATGGTGGTGGTAGGCTCTTCTCAATTTGCTTCGCCGGGTTCTAAGCCCAATTATTTGAAATTGTTTTGGAAGTTCCTCAAGCGTCCCAAGTTTGATCCTCAGGAAATGGTGCAGTCCAACAAATCTGTGATGGCTTTTAATTTGATCTGGCTCTACGAGAAAGTCGAAATCATGGAAGAACTGTTGTCCGAGATGTCAAAACTGGATCTTGGTAAGCCTTTCGTGGGTAGTACTTTCGCTTTTGATAAATTGCACGATGCGATCAAACTGTTTCAGAGTGGTAAATCAACTGGAAAGGTTGTCGTGACTATCGACTGA
- a CDS encoding DUF5777 family beta-barrel protein, with the protein MQPNRLVYTLIFLLFLSFSVSAQEDLLAELDTEEKAYPVTSTFKGTRLISGHTVKMLDQGVLDFVISHRFGRVNEGAEEFFGLDNAQIRLGLEYGITDFFTIGIGRSSFQKVLDGYAKARILEQKSSGMPISLVAFGSIASKTGDGAFYDVTVDHETKHRLYYTAQLLAARKFSSKFSAQLAPIWVHRNLVQFADDPNDVFALGVGARYKVTNRIAINAEWYPQLVDRVDGYYDALSVGVDIETGGHVFQIHLTNSRSMIEEGFVSETTGTWSKGDIHIGFNISRVFDLSPKK; encoded by the coding sequence ATGCAGCCAAATAGACTTGTTTACACTCTTATTTTCTTATTGTTTCTTTCCTTTTCAGTCTCCGCACAAGAAGATTTGCTGGCTGAGTTGGATACCGAAGAAAAAGCCTACCCAGTCACCAGTACATTTAAGGGAACTCGACTGATCAGCGGCCATACGGTGAAAATGCTTGATCAGGGCGTTTTGGACTTTGTGATCTCCCACCGATTTGGTCGGGTCAATGAGGGAGCAGAAGAGTTTTTTGGACTGGACAATGCTCAGATTCGTCTGGGGTTGGAGTACGGAATCACGGATTTTTTTACCATTGGTATTGGCCGTTCGTCCTTTCAGAAAGTACTGGATGGCTATGCAAAAGCCAGGATACTCGAGCAGAAGTCCAGCGGAATGCCAATTTCGCTAGTGGCTTTTGGAAGTATTGCTTCTAAAACAGGAGATGGCGCTTTCTATGATGTGACAGTCGACCATGAAACCAAACATCGTCTCTACTATACAGCTCAGTTACTGGCCGCACGAAAGTTCAGTAGTAAATTTTCTGCTCAATTGGCTCCAATCTGGGTGCATCGCAACTTGGTACAGTTTGCAGATGATCCCAATGATGTGTTTGCTCTGGGAGTAGGCGCCCGATACAAAGTGACCAATAGAATTGCCATCAATGCTGAGTGGTATCCCCAATTGGTCGATCGCGTAGATGGATATTATGATGCTTTGTCGGTGGGCGTGGATATCGAAACCGGCGGCCATGTCTTTCAGATTCACCTGACCAACTCTCGTAGTATGATCGAGGAGGGGTTCGTTTCCGAGACCACAGGTACCTGGTCCAAAGGAGATATTCACATTGGATTCAATATTTCCAGAGTTTTCGACTTGAGTCCTAAAAAGTAG
- a CDS encoding YceI family protein, with amino-acid sequence MIRISIFSILLLVGLSAEAQKYIADSSYVRFYSSAPVEDIAADNVEGQSAMNWETGEMVFVMPIRGFQFEEELMQEHFNENYMETEKYPKATLTGKILNWDQSYGAKKFKGEFSIHGVQQKVEIDGTLTQSKKGFNLDSKFFITLEDYKIKIPSALFYNIAEKVEVTVHFEYAAK; translated from the coding sequence ATGATTCGGATATCTATATTTTCAATCTTGCTATTGGTTGGGCTCAGTGCTGAGGCCCAGAAGTATATTGCGGATTCTAGCTACGTTCGTTTTTATTCTAGCGCACCAGTGGAGGATATTGCCGCTGACAATGTGGAGGGGCAGTCTGCTATGAATTGGGAAACGGGAGAAATGGTTTTTGTCATGCCGATACGCGGCTTCCAGTTTGAAGAAGAATTGATGCAAGAGCATTTCAATGAAAACTACATGGAAACTGAAAAGTATCCTAAGGCGACTTTGACTGGTAAAATATTGAATTGGGACCAGAGCTATGGAGCGAAAAAGTTCAAGGGGGAGTTTTCCATTCATGGAGTCCAACAAAAGGTGGAAATAGATGGCACTTTGACCCAGTCTAAAAAAGGATTCAATCTGGACTCCAAATTTTTCATCACTCTTGAGGATTATAAAATCAAAATTCCATCCGCACTGTTTTACAATATTGCGGAAAAAGTGGAAGTAACCGTACATTTCGAATATGCAGCCAAATAG
- a CDS encoding c-type cytochrome encodes MLKLKLLLSAFAFLFLISSCDEGSDEIDCTLSDLKASIVSQGIETCEEGATVEFAAEGGVAPYEYSISAVSFKTSPIFQNLTSGNYTLTVRDENQCMITMPFSVDSDIPNINVTANVTQDAGCGGAAGMVDVASSGGTGEYVYQIDGNDFGSGPTLSNVPNGNHTVTAIDELGCSGETQIYVSSGISYSESVASIIDTNCATTGCHVAGNGIPSLTSFSSVQSNADKIKELTQNKSMPRNGSLTDAQIEAIACWVDDGALDN; translated from the coding sequence ATGTTGAAATTAAAATTACTATTGTCCGCTTTTGCTTTTCTATTCCTTATCTCCTCGTGTGACGAAGGCTCAGATGAAATTGATTGTACACTATCCGATCTCAAAGCTTCTATCGTTTCACAGGGAATTGAAACTTGTGAAGAGGGGGCTACAGTTGAATTTGCTGCAGAAGGTGGAGTAGCGCCTTATGAATATAGTATTAGTGCAGTATCGTTCAAAACATCACCTATTTTTCAAAATTTGACTTCTGGTAATTATACCCTTACCGTTCGTGATGAAAATCAATGCATGATCACCATGCCTTTCAGTGTTGATTCTGATATACCTAATATCAATGTCACAGCCAATGTCACTCAGGACGCAGGTTGTGGAGGTGCAGCAGGTATGGTAGATGTAGCCAGTTCGGGAGGAACCGGAGAGTACGTTTATCAGATAGATGGAAATGATTTTGGTTCCGGGCCTACATTGAGTAATGTACCGAATGGTAATCACACTGTGACAGCCATTGATGAATTAGGCTGTAGTGGAGAGACTCAGATTTATGTTTCTTCAGGCATCAGTTATTCTGAATCTGTAGCCAGCATTATTGATACAAATTGCGCGACTACTGGTTGTCATGTAGCGGGCAATGGAATCCCTAGCTTAACCTCTTTCAGTAGCGTTCAGAGCAACGCAGATAAGATCAAGGAATTAACGCAAAATAAGTCCATGCCAAGAAATGGCAGTTTGACCGATGCTCAGATTGAGGCGATTGCTTGTTGGGTAGATGACGGAGCGTTGGATAATTAA